Proteins found in one Nitrospirota bacterium genomic segment:
- a CDS encoding L,D-transpeptidase yields the protein MKRVLLSLWSVVMSLFLVTLVQSSGLPQSDAVTIQLTAFDHAGSQALQARYKTLVKQLTQLMPTQPYILVDTARNHLYIKRGDQVLLDALASTGSGTILDKPGDSKGQWIFDTPRGEFTVQSKLTNPVWVKPDWAFIEEGLEVPKSQADRLESGVLGEYALGFGKGYFIHGTLYTRLLGKNVTHGCIRLNDDDLRSVYRLAKVGTPILIF from the coding sequence ATGAAGCGCGTCCTCCTGTCTCTGTGGTCTGTCGTGATGAGCCTCTTCCTCGTCACCCTTGTGCAGAGCAGCGGCTTGCCGCAGTCGGATGCGGTAACCATTCAGCTCACCGCGTTCGACCATGCTGGTTCTCAGGCACTCCAAGCGCGCTATAAGACGCTCGTCAAACAGCTGACCCAGTTAATGCCGACGCAACCCTATATTCTCGTCGATACGGCCAGGAATCATCTCTATATCAAACGGGGTGACCAGGTGCTGTTGGATGCATTGGCTTCCACAGGCAGCGGCACGATTCTCGATAAGCCTGGCGATTCAAAAGGACAGTGGATCTTCGATACACCTCGGGGAGAATTTACCGTACAATCTAAATTGACCAACCCCGTCTGGGTGAAGCCCGACTGGGCTTTTATTGAAGAAGGACTCGAAGTCCCCAAGAGTCAAGCCGACCGTCTTGAATCTGGAGTGCTCGGCGAATATGCCCTCGGATTCGGGAAGGGCTATTTTATCCATGGCACGCTCTATACCCGCCTCCTTGGGAAAAATGTGACGCATGGCTGTATTCGACTCAACGACGACGATCTAAGAAGTGTGTATCGGCTTGCCAAGGTCGGCACACCGATCTTGATTTTCTAA
- a CDS encoding L,D-transpeptidase: MPGYGLRVTSIVLGWGALALAGSLPGCVEAVPQDAIEAVENIDRDLMQLRAAEFSPNDYAQFAHQWMALKSRVQADEDLIRWPWEPNDLEIALRQLQKEGAHTVTRLTKERETLRHSAENKIAQVEDRSRMITLQVSGIDSRLVLGQKPVETDLLMKQAHAFYAQGQYDRSLDAADRAAQNLAAQAVLLSHELGRYANRDQIVGWQQMAKDTITWSRIHRASAIVVNKADRVLTLYRNGQKMVSYPVRLGFNGIREKRYQGDGATPEGRYRVSNKRGQGQTQFYRALVLDYPNEEDRRRYRIEQKTGQIPASRAIGGQIEIHGVENELMAQTLGCVMLDNPQMVLLFDRVEKGTPVTIVGALHEQNSVAQTLEILGVQRKET; the protein is encoded by the coding sequence ATGCCTGGTTACGGTCTACGAGTAACATCGATCGTCTTGGGGTGGGGAGCACTGGCATTAGCCGGTTCGCTTCCCGGCTGCGTAGAGGCTGTGCCCCAAGACGCGATCGAGGCGGTCGAAAATATTGATCGAGACTTAATGCAACTACGGGCGGCTGAGTTTTCGCCCAACGACTATGCTCAGTTTGCGCACCAATGGATGGCGCTAAAAAGTCGGGTTCAGGCCGACGAAGATCTGATCCGATGGCCTTGGGAGCCCAATGACTTAGAAATCGCTCTTCGTCAGCTACAAAAAGAAGGGGCCCACACGGTTACTCGCCTCACAAAAGAGCGCGAAACATTGCGCCATTCAGCTGAAAACAAAATAGCGCAGGTTGAGGACCGGTCACGGATGATCACCCTGCAGGTCAGCGGCATTGATAGCCGGCTCGTTCTGGGACAAAAACCTGTCGAAACCGATCTGCTCATGAAACAGGCCCATGCCTTCTATGCGCAAGGGCAATACGATCGCTCCCTGGACGCAGCGGACCGGGCTGCGCAGAATTTGGCTGCCCAAGCAGTCTTGTTGAGTCATGAATTAGGGCGATATGCCAATCGGGATCAAATCGTTGGCTGGCAGCAGATGGCCAAGGACACCATCACCTGGTCACGCATCCATCGAGCCTCGGCTATTGTGGTGAACAAGGCCGATCGAGTCTTGACCCTCTATAGAAACGGGCAAAAAATGGTATCCTATCCCGTCCGCCTTGGATTTAATGGCATTCGAGAGAAACGATACCAGGGCGACGGTGCTACCCCGGAAGGCCGGTATCGGGTCAGCAATAAGCGCGGACAGGGGCAGACTCAGTTTTATCGTGCCTTGGTGCTCGACTATCCCAACGAAGAGGATCGACGCCGTTACCGGATCGAACAGAAGACGGGACAGATCCCGGCATCGCGAGCGATCGGGGGGCAAATCGAAATCCACGGAGTCGAGAACGAATTGATGGCCCAAACTCTGGGGTGCGTCATGCTCGACAATCCGCAGATGGTCCTCCTCTTTGATCGGGTCGAGAAGGGAACGCCGGTGACTATCGTCGGAGCCTTACATGAGCAGAACTCTGTGGCACAAACCTTAGAGATACTCGGTGTGCAAAGAAAAGAAACCTGA